In Aspergillus oryzae RIB40 DNA, chromosome 6, one genomic interval encodes:
- a CDS encoding zinc-binding alcohol dehydrogenase family protein (predicted protein) produces MNNTALYANENGELCGRRDLPIPQPIEGEILIQVLFTGVNRSDITSVKLLGSRNRVLGNDFCGRVLDVSGLADTAFEPGDIVAGYTIANHDRPLRYGSHQSYISIPPKNIFKVPENVPPANAAGLMTVVQTANDALLNLHLPLPSMTQGPTDGVFVIAGGATTVGISTIQLARSIGIKSIIVTASPGRHELLESLGATRCFDYRKDSVVQDIKAAVEETGLGPVFGLDAAATPDAAKILLDALADRDDTHLASLSPWAGDRFEFVLGGRDYDVIFHPPGAPEPFVSLARPADAAKMWDSLMWVLQHYGKEFKLPVIEVFEGPAEEALEELEKVADQGKFGKLVLKHPLI; encoded by the coding sequence ATGAATAACACCGCTCTCTATGCCAACGAAAATGGGGAGCTCTGCGGTCGCCGAGATTTGCCAATCCCCCAACCTATCGAAGGCGAAATCCTAATTCAAGTCCTCTTCACTGGTGTGAACCGTTCTGATATCACCTCGGTAAAGCTCCTAGGCTCTCGCAATCGAGTCCTTGGTAATGACTTCTGCGGACGCGTTCTCGATGTTTCTGGTCTGGCAGACACTGCTTTTGAACCTGGGGATATAGTGGCTGGGTACACGATCGCAAATCATGATCGGCCTCTCCGATACGGATCTCACCAGTCGTACATCTCTATCCCACCGAAGAACATTTTTAAGGTGCCAGAAAATGTACCACCTGCTAATGCTGCGGGCCTTATGACTGTTGTTCAGACTGCCAATGATGCCCTTTTGAATCTACACCTGCCTCTCCCATCAATGACCCAAGGGCCAACGGATGGAGTCTTTGTGATTGCAGGTGGCGCCACAACAGTCGGTATCTCGACTATTCAGCTTGCACGTAGCATCGGCATCAAATCTATCATAGTCACGGCTTCGCCGGGTCGCCACGAGCTGCTTGAGAGCCTAGGTGCAACACGCTGTTTTGACTACAGGAAGGATAGCGTTGTGCAGGACATCAAGGCGGCTGTAGAGGAAACTGGTCTTGGACCGGTATTTGGCCTCGACGCAGCCGCGACACCTGACGCTGCAAAAATACTCTTGGACGCCTTAGCAGACCGGGATGATACTCATTTAGCATCGCTCTCCCCTTGGGCTGGAGACCGTTTCGAATTTGTCCTCGGTGGCCGTGATTACGATGTCATTTTCCATCCTCCTGGTGCACCAGAGCCATTTGTCAGTCTTGCTAGGCCGGCTGATGCGGCGAAAATGTGGGACAGTCTCATGTGGGTACTTCAGCACTATGGAAAAGAGTTTAAGTTGCCGGTTATTGAGGTATTTGAGGGACCTGCAGAGGAGGCTCTGGAAGAATTAGAGAAAGTGGCGGATCAGGGGAAGTTTGGAAAGCTTGTGTTGAAACATCCTTTGATCTAA
- a CDS encoding uncharacterized protein (predicted protein), translated as MSPNKSYKTGEAFNTALGAGLRSTWAGADAIHGAVNAGVKIQGAVAEHKWTKARVNEQLQRAQHPDGKPRVDHSAQYQAANPTLSNLGNDKNLYNRVNGQR; from the exons ATGAGTCCAAACAAGTCCTACAAAACCGGCGAAGCTTTCAACACTGCCCTAGGTGCTGGCCTGCGCAGTACATGGGCTGGGGCAGATGCCATCCACGGTGCTGTTAATGCAGGAGTTAAAATTCAAGGTGCCGTTGCCGAGCACAAG TGGACCAAAGCGAGGGTCAACGAACAGCTGCAGAGAGCTCAGCACCCGGATGGCAAACCTAGGGTTGATCACTCGGCGCAGTATCAGGCTGCGAACCCT ACACTGAGCAATCTTGGAAACGATAAGAAC